A region from the Thermanaeromonas toyohensis ToBE genome encodes:
- a CDS encoding DUF1614 domain-containing protein, protein MFFPMLWPLIFLFLFIPVLLASFFLNLAVFSFAKLGLSPLGALALLLASIVGSLINIPISRRRIYHQPWPENIFFFFFYYPPRVNYQLICINVGGAVIPILFSLYLLLTGRAPLGPASLATLVITVVSKALARVVPGLGISLPTFIPPIMAALAALLVAPHDAAPVAYVAGALGTLLGADILNLRALSRLQAQVVSIGGAGVFDGIFLVALAAALLS, encoded by the coding sequence ATGTTTTTTCCCATGTTGTGGCCTCTAATATTTCTTTTTTTATTTATCCCCGTGCTGTTGGCTTCCTTTTTCTTGAACCTGGCTGTCTTTTCTTTTGCTAAACTGGGTTTATCTCCTTTGGGGGCTTTGGCTTTACTTTTAGCTTCTATTGTAGGTAGCCTCATCAATATCCCTATTTCTCGCCGCCGTATTTACCACCAGCCCTGGCCGGAAAATATTTTTTTCTTTTTCTTCTATTATCCCCCACGGGTGAATTACCAGCTTATCTGCATCAATGTAGGAGGCGCGGTCATTCCTATACTTTTTTCCCTTTATCTGTTGCTAACCGGCCGGGCGCCCTTAGGTCCAGCTAGCCTGGCTACCCTGGTAATAACAGTGGTCTCCAAGGCTTTAGCCCGGGTGGTTCCGGGGTTAGGCATTTCTTTGCCCACCTTTATCCCGCCCATAATGGCAGCCCTAGCGGCATTACTTGTGGCTCCTCACGATGCTGCACCTGTAGCTTATGTGGCCGGGGCCTTAGGAACTCTTCTCGGGGCTGATATCTTAAACCTAAGGGCCTTGTCCCGCCTCCAAGCCCAGGTGGTAAGCATCGGTGGCGCCGGAGTTTTTGATGGGATTTTTCTAGTGGCTTTAGCTGCAGCGCTGCTAAGCTAA
- a CDS encoding SpoVR family protein — MDKELAALEEAIEDIASLARRMGLDFFPVCFELCPADVIYTFGAYGMPTRFSHWSFGKHFRRLKMQYDYNLSRIYELVINSDPCYAFLLEGNSLVQNKLVIAHVFGHSDFFKNNCYFSYTSRKMVETMAVHAAKMREYEFKYGRREVEIFLDAAMAVQEHIEPLGPLSKLNRDGEGEEEEKTDRESNREPTRQTPYDDLWALDRTPVKPKYQERPKKIPLRPCKDVIGFIMRHSSILEDWQRDILAMLREEMLYFWPQLQTKIMNEGWATYWHVRIMRELDLPDEEAVEFARLNAFVLQPAKMHINPYYVGLKIFEDIERRWDNLTEEEEYCDPGRKKGQGREKIFEVRSLENDVSFLRNYLTKELVEELDLYLYERVGNEWVVVEKDWEKVRDGLVSRLVNCGYPYIVVEDADYDRRGELYLKHCYEGLELDIPYLEKTLQHVYLLWGRPVHLETVVEGKKTIFSYDGKKNTRRS; from the coding sequence ATGGACAAAGAGCTAGCAGCGCTGGAAGAGGCCATAGAAGATATTGCCTCCCTAGCCCGCCGTATGGGGCTGGATTTTTTCCCTGTCTGTTTTGAACTCTGTCCAGCTGATGTAATTTATACTTTTGGGGCTTATGGCATGCCCACTCGCTTTTCGCACTGGAGCTTCGGCAAGCATTTTCGTCGCTTAAAGATGCAATATGATTACAACTTAAGCCGTATTTATGAGCTGGTTATTAATTCTGATCCCTGTTATGCCTTTCTTTTGGAGGGGAATTCCCTGGTACAAAATAAATTAGTTATCGCCCATGTGTTCGGCCATAGTGATTTTTTTAAAAATAACTGCTACTTTAGTTACACTTCCCGGAAAATGGTAGAAACCATGGCTGTACATGCAGCCAAGATGCGGGAATATGAATTCAAATATGGCCGTCGGGAAGTGGAAATTTTTTTGGATGCAGCCATGGCGGTGCAAGAGCATATCGAACCGTTAGGCCCCTTAAGTAAATTAAACCGAGATGGTGAAGGAGAGGAGGAAGAGAAAACGGATCGAGAGTCTAATCGAGAGCCTACCAGACAAACACCTTACGATGATCTATGGGCTCTGGATCGGACGCCTGTGAAGCCCAAATACCAAGAAAGACCCAAGAAAATACCTCTCCGGCCCTGTAAAGATGTGATAGGCTTCATAATGCGCCACAGTTCTATCCTCGAAGACTGGCAGCGGGATATTTTAGCTATGTTAAGAGAGGAAATGCTTTATTTTTGGCCACAACTTCAAACCAAGATAATGAACGAAGGCTGGGCCACTTACTGGCATGTAAGGATAATGCGGGAGCTGGACCTGCCGGACGAAGAGGCGGTGGAATTTGCCCGGCTTAACGCTTTTGTTTTGCAGCCTGCCAAGATGCATATTAATCCCTACTACGTAGGGCTTAAGATTTTCGAAGATATTGAGCGCCGTTGGGATAATCTTACGGAAGAGGAGGAATATTGCGACCCAGGGCGGAAGAAAGGCCAGGGAAGGGAGAAAATTTTCGAAGTACGCTCTCTTGAGAACGATGTTTCCTTCCTGCGTAATTACCTCACTAAAGAACTGGTAGAAGAACTCGACCTCTACCTTTATGAAAGGGTGGGTAACGAATGGGTTGTGGTAGAGAAGGATTGGGAAAAGGTCCGCGACGGTTTGGTTTCCCGTTTGGTTAACTGTGGGTACCCCTATATAGTGGTGGAAGATGCTGACTACGACCGGCGGGGGGAACTATACCTTAAACACTGCTACGAGGGCCTTGAACTAGACATTCCCTATTTGGAGAAAACCCTGCAGCATGTATACCTTCTTTGGGGTCGGCCGGTACATCTGGAGACAGTGGTGGAAGGTAAGAAAACTATCTTTAGCTATGATGGCAAGAAGAACACCCGGCGGAGTTAA
- a CDS encoding phenylacetate--CoA ligase family protein, giving the protein MYWNQKYECLPLEKLQELQLERLKATVERVFYNVPHYRRAFQEIGLEPGDIQSLEDLAKLPFTTKDDLRENYPFGMFAVPMSEVVRLHSSSGTTGKPTVVGYTRRDIDVWAELMARALVCGGATRNDIIHNAYGYGLFTGGLGIHYGAERLGASVIPISGGNTRRQVMIMKDFGSTVLTCTPSYALHIAEVMEEMGVSPEELKLRCGIFGAEPWSENMRKEIERRLKISAVDIYGLSEVIGPGVAIECQEKNGLHIFGDHFLAEVIDPATGEVLPPGQMGELVLTSLTKEAFPVIRYRTRDITAILPGECPCGRTGVRIARITGRTDDMLIIRGVNVFPSQVESVLLQIGGTEPHYQLIVDREGSLDTLEVQVEVSESLFSDKVRGLEELERRLRLELESTLGISVKVTLVEPKTIARSEGKAKRVIDRRKL; this is encoded by the coding sequence GTGTATTGGAACCAGAAATATGAATGCTTGCCACTGGAGAAATTACAGGAGCTACAACTGGAGAGGCTTAAGGCTACGGTGGAAAGGGTCTTTTATAACGTGCCCCACTACCGCCGGGCCTTCCAGGAGATAGGACTAGAACCGGGCGACATTCAAAGTCTAGAAGATTTAGCCAAGCTCCCCTTCACTACCAAAGACGATCTCCGAGAAAATTATCCCTTCGGAATGTTTGCGGTCCCCATGAGCGAAGTGGTGCGTCTTCACTCCTCATCAGGCACCACAGGGAAGCCCACCGTTGTGGGCTATACCCGGCGGGATATTGATGTATGGGCTGAGCTCATGGCTCGGGCCTTGGTATGTGGCGGGGCTACTAGGAACGATATAATCCATAACGCCTATGGATATGGACTTTTTACCGGCGGACTAGGTATCCATTACGGTGCTGAGCGTCTAGGTGCTTCCGTGATTCCTATCTCAGGGGGTAATACCAGGCGCCAGGTTATGATTATGAAGGATTTTGGCAGCACCGTCCTTACCTGTACCCCTTCTTACGCCCTGCACATAGCCGAAGTTATGGAGGAGATGGGGGTAAGCCCTGAAGAGCTCAAACTCCGGTGTGGTATTTTCGGCGCCGAGCCCTGGTCAGAGAATATGCGTAAAGAGATTGAACGTAGGCTAAAGATAAGCGCTGTGGATATTTATGGACTAAGCGAGGTCATAGGGCCAGGGGTGGCCATTGAATGTCAGGAGAAAAATGGCCTCCATATTTTTGGGGATCATTTCCTGGCTGAAGTAATAGATCCCGCCACAGGAGAGGTTTTGCCGCCTGGCCAGATGGGGGAGTTAGTCCTCACCTCTTTAACTAAAGAGGCCTTCCCCGTAATCAGGTACCGTACGCGGGACATTACCGCTATTTTACCTGGAGAATGCCCGTGTGGCCGTACGGGAGTACGCATAGCCCGTATTACCGGACGTACTGATGATATGCTTATTATCCGTGGTGTTAACGTATTTCCTTCTCAGGTGGAAAGTGTACTCCTCCAGATCGGCGGGACGGAGCCTCACTACCAGCTTATTGTAGATCGCGAAGGGAGTCTTGATACCCTAGAGGTACAGGTGGAGGTTTCCGAAAGCCTCTTTTCTGATAAAGTGCGTGGCTTGGAAGAATTAGAGAGGAGATTGCGCCTGGAGTTGGAGAGCACCTTGGGAATTAGTGTAAAAGTTACCCTGGTAGAGCCTAAGACTATAGCCCGGAGCGAAGGTAAGGCCAAGCGGGTCATTGACCGGAGAAAACTGTAA
- a CDS encoding ACT domain-containing protein, which produces MKVKQLSVFLENKSGRLAAVTRVLAARGINIRALSIADTSDFGILRLIVNDPQSAYQALKEAGFTVTLTEVIGVEMPDRPGALSSILAHLEEAKINIEYLYAFLGKGDNGALVIFRVEDLDKAIEVLTSKGVKILNEEKIYSL; this is translated from the coding sequence ATGAAGGTTAAACAATTATCGGTGTTTCTAGAGAACAAATCCGGCCGCCTGGCAGCTGTCACCCGGGTTCTGGCGGCCAGGGGCATTAATATCCGGGCCTTATCTATCGCCGATACCTCTGATTTTGGTATCTTACGCCTTATTGTTAATGATCCCCAGAGCGCTTACCAAGCCCTTAAAGAAGCAGGATTTACAGTGACCTTAACTGAAGTTATAGGCGTAGAGATGCCTGACCGGCCTGGCGCTTTAAGTTCTATTTTGGCTCACCTCGAGGAAGCCAAGATCAATATAGAATATTTGTATGCTTTCTTGGGTAAGGGGGATAACGGTGCCCTGGTAATCTTCCGGGTGGAGGATCTGGATAAGGCCATTGAAGTTCTAACTTCTAAAGGGGTAAAGATTTTAAACGAGGAGAAAATATATTCTCTATAA
- the hisC gene encoding histidinol-phosphate transaminase has product MDNLAPQCREAILEIKPYVPGKPIEEVQRELGIQDVVKLASNENPLGPSPEAVLALREAVEKIHFYPDGTCYYLKEALAAKLGVTPDKLIIGNGTDEILKLLAEAFVNPGEEIVVADPTFSEYEFAAQVMGGRAIKVPCRDFRHDLTAMAEAITSRTRLVFICNPNNPTGTIVEQDELDAFLAKVPTNVLVVIDEAYNEYVTSPAYPDSLAYVRSGRPNVIVLRTFSKIYGLAGLRVGYGISQPEIIHALNRVREPFNVNFLAQVAATAALKDEIHVAKSREINREGKEFLYRELEALGLQFIPTEANFIFVDVGRDSREVFNRLLRKGVIVRTGDIFGYPTFLRITIGTPRQNQRLIASLREVLS; this is encoded by the coding sequence ATGGATAATCTTGCTCCCCAGTGTCGGGAGGCTATTCTAGAAATAAAGCCTTATGTTCCCGGCAAACCTATAGAAGAGGTCCAACGCGAATTAGGTATTCAAGATGTAGTTAAACTTGCTTCTAACGAAAACCCTTTAGGTCCTTCTCCAGAGGCTGTCCTGGCCCTGCGGGAGGCGGTGGAAAAGATCCACTTTTACCCTGATGGGACCTGCTATTACTTAAAAGAAGCCCTGGCGGCAAAACTAGGAGTAACCCCGGATAAACTTATCATAGGCAATGGTACTGACGAGATCCTTAAACTTCTGGCTGAAGCCTTCGTAAACCCTGGTGAGGAGATTGTAGTGGCTGATCCTACTTTTTCGGAATATGAATTTGCAGCCCAGGTTATGGGAGGAAGGGCTATAAAAGTACCCTGCCGGGATTTCCGCCACGATCTTACAGCTATGGCAGAGGCCATTACCTCCCGGACGCGCTTGGTATTTATATGTAACCCCAACAATCCAACGGGGACCATCGTTGAGCAGGATGAGCTGGACGCTTTCCTGGCCAAGGTTCCGACCAATGTTTTGGTAGTTATAGATGAAGCTTACAATGAATACGTTACCTCCCCTGCTTATCCCGATAGCCTGGCTTACGTCCGGTCTGGTCGGCCCAACGTTATCGTTTTACGTACTTTTTCAAAAATATATGGGCTGGCGGGTTTAAGGGTGGGGTATGGGATATCGCAGCCGGAAATAATCCACGCCTTAAACCGGGTGCGGGAACCTTTTAATGTCAATTTCTTAGCCCAGGTAGCAGCTACGGCTGCTCTAAAAGATGAGATCCACGTGGCCAAAAGCAGGGAAATAAACCGGGAGGGGAAGGAGTTTCTCTACCGGGAGCTAGAAGCCCTGGGTCTCCAATTTATCCCTACTGAAGCCAACTTTATTTTCGTAGACGTAGGCCGGGACAGCCGGGAAGTATTTAATCGGCTTTTGCGTAAAGGGGTCATTGTACGTACAGGGGATATTTTTGGTTACCCCACCTTCTTGCGTATTACTATAGGTACTCCCAGGCAGAATCAAAGGTTGATAGCCTCCCTGCGGGAGGTTCTATCTTGA
- a CDS encoding GerMN domain-containing protein encodes MWRIVGLLVVIVFLLSGCGLAKNLSGKKGSQIEVQTPQQGISQPEKPQLTETQETRKVILYFSDPSGQKLVAEERVIPKVEGIARATIEELIKGPAPGSKLLPTIPKGTVLKDINIRPDGLARVDFSKELITNHSGGSLGESLTVYSIVNTLTQFPTVKQVQILVEGKVVDTIAGHVDVSSAMTRNEAIIKK; translated from the coding sequence GTGTGGCGTATAGTAGGGCTTCTGGTGGTTATAGTTTTTCTTTTAAGTGGTTGCGGTTTAGCCAAAAACTTAAGCGGAAAAAAGGGATCCCAGATAGAGGTGCAGACCCCTCAGCAGGGGATAAGCCAACCTGAAAAACCTCAGCTCACAGAGACCCAGGAGACAAGAAAGGTGATCCTTTACTTTAGCGACCCTAGCGGGCAGAAGTTGGTAGCTGAAGAGAGGGTTATTCCCAAGGTAGAAGGTATAGCTCGGGCTACCATTGAGGAGCTTATTAAGGGCCCTGCACCAGGTTCTAAGTTACTTCCTACTATTCCTAAAGGTACAGTACTTAAAGATATAAATATCCGGCCGGATGGGTTAGCCCGGGTGGACTTTAGCAAGGAACTCATAACCAACCATAGCGGGGGTTCCCTAGGTGAAAGCCTCACCGTGTATTCCATTGTAAATACCCTCACTCAATTTCCTACTGTCAAACAAGTTCAGATCCTGGTGGAGGGCAAAGTAGTAGATACCATTGCTGGCCATGTAGATGTTTCTTCGGCCATGACCAGGAATGAAGCAATAATAAAGAAGTAG
- a CDS encoding N-acetylmuramoyl-L-alanine amidase: protein MLKIRQGSRVARLPWRQGGLVVFCLLLWYIGLVGLGNQPAQAGNEVKVYINGNLLTPAVPPYLDATGRTMIPIRAVMEYMGAQVEWKNEEQKVIIQRYGNVLELWIGKKQARLNGRLLGLDTVPVLKQDTTMVPARVVAESFGALVEWDEASFSVYIWLPEKVGFEQVRVTGSYVNIRSGPGLHYEVQTVVEKGTLLQILGGVTGWYQVRLPSGEVGWISAKWVEPLTGSKEPPSEGDPGEGGVTPSDRSYVAVVGDNPVAVLEGPGPVYRQVAVAPAGAELKVKSQQSGWVQVELDGGRQGFLPLSLVTLKPIEKSSEPGQGGGALVITGLEVIPVNEGLKVWVQATQAFKYNSFLLSNPTRLVVDIPGALLGIPRDRWQVEVGKNGISRLRLSQYTKDTVRLVFDLEVPLKLTSETALGGQGLFFYLSKPSLKGSKIVLDPGHGTDPQGPDPGAIGPTGVKEKDVNLAIALKLAQLLRAEGARVYLTREGESTSFSLAERAYYANDLKADVFISIHSNSSLNPAVGGTATYIYAPPGTELEEQRDERLRLARCIQESLVAALGLRNIGILEANFSVLRNTQMPSVLVEVAFISNPEEEKLLNDPAFQAKAAAGILEGLRRYFK from the coding sequence TTGCTTAAGATTCGACAGGGTAGCCGGGTCGCCCGTTTACCCTGGAGGCAGGGGGGGCTGGTTGTTTTTTGTTTATTGTTATGGTACATAGGCCTCGTAGGATTAGGAAACCAGCCCGCCCAAGCAGGTAACGAGGTTAAGGTTTATATAAACGGAAACTTGCTTACTCCAGCTGTGCCCCCTTATTTAGATGCTACTGGACGTACTATGATCCCTATCCGTGCTGTTATGGAATATATGGGTGCCCAGGTGGAGTGGAAAAACGAGGAGCAGAAGGTTATTATCCAGCGGTATGGTAATGTCCTGGAGTTGTGGATAGGTAAAAAGCAAGCGCGTTTAAATGGTAGACTCCTTGGGCTTGATACAGTACCTGTTTTAAAGCAGGATACTACTATGGTACCAGCACGGGTGGTGGCCGAGAGCTTTGGCGCTTTGGTAGAATGGGATGAGGCCTCCTTTAGTGTGTATATATGGCTACCGGAAAAGGTGGGCTTTGAGCAGGTCCGGGTTACAGGTAGTTATGTAAATATACGTAGTGGCCCAGGGCTCCATTATGAAGTTCAAACAGTAGTAGAAAAGGGTACGCTACTCCAGATCCTTGGGGGGGTAACGGGATGGTACCAGGTCCGGCTACCCAGCGGTGAAGTAGGGTGGATTTCTGCTAAATGGGTGGAACCCCTTACAGGATCTAAAGAGCCCCCTTCTGAAGGGGATCCTGGAGAGGGAGGGGTTACTCCTTCGGACCGTTCTTATGTAGCCGTAGTAGGGGATAACCCAGTTGCTGTTTTGGAAGGGCCTGGCCCTGTTTACCGGCAAGTAGCTGTAGCACCGGCCGGGGCAGAACTAAAGGTCAAGTCTCAGCAAAGCGGTTGGGTACAAGTAGAGTTAGATGGAGGGCGCCAGGGCTTTTTACCCCTTAGTTTGGTTACCTTAAAGCCTATAGAAAAAAGCTCCGAACCCGGCCAAGGTGGGGGCGCGTTGGTTATCACTGGGCTAGAAGTTATACCAGTGAACGAAGGATTGAAAGTTTGGGTACAGGCAACCCAGGCCTTTAAATATAATTCTTTCCTTTTATCTAATCCTACACGGTTAGTAGTTGATATCCCAGGAGCCCTTTTGGGAATCCCCCGGGATCGGTGGCAGGTGGAGGTGGGGAAGAACGGTATTAGTCGCCTCCGCTTAAGCCAATATACTAAAGATACAGTACGTTTAGTTTTCGATCTGGAAGTTCCATTAAAACTTACTAGTGAAACTGCTTTAGGCGGACAAGGCTTATTCTTTTACTTAAGCAAACCTTCACTTAAGGGAAGCAAGATAGTTCTAGACCCCGGGCATGGGACAGACCCCCAGGGACCAGATCCTGGGGCCATCGGACCTACTGGTGTAAAGGAGAAAGATGTAAACCTAGCCATAGCCCTAAAATTAGCTCAGCTGTTGCGGGCCGAGGGAGCCCGTGTGTATCTTACCCGAGAGGGGGAGAGTACCTCCTTTAGCTTAGCGGAACGCGCTTATTACGCCAATGATCTAAAGGCTGATGTATTTATCAGTATACATAGCAATTCCTCGTTAAATCCAGCGGTAGGCGGAACTGCAACCTACATTTATGCGCCTCCCGGGACCGAACTGGAAGAGCAGCGTGATGAACGGCTCCGCTTAGCTCGGTGTATACAGGAGTCCCTGGTGGCTGCTTTGGGCCTGCGAAACATTGGGATCCTAGAAGCTAACTTTTCAGTATTACGGAATACACAAATGCCTTCCGTTTTGGTGGAAGTGGCTTTTATTTCCAACCCTGAAGAGGAAAAACTTCTTAATGATCCTGCTTTCCAGGCCAAAGCGGCAGCTGGTATCCTGGAGGGCCTAAGGAGATATTTTAAGTAA
- the murI gene encoding glutamate racemase encodes MKKVLPEQPVGVFDSGVGGLTIAREILRQLPAETIIYYGDTAHVPYGSKTIEQLNIYAQAIVEFLIKQGVKAIVDACNTTSAVALPYLKQKYNLPIIGVIEPGVKEALAVTRQGRIGVIATEATVASGVHERLLKSLSPGVRVYLQACPRLVPLVEAGIIEGEEARTAVTEYVAPLVKEGIDTLILGCTHYPFLAPLIQEVTGPEVVLVDPAASTVRELAAILREQGGLRSFHGSKSHTFYVSGPTETFRNTAQKLVGWPELRSVQQVKLVD; translated from the coding sequence ATGAAGAAGGTGCTGCCAGAGCAGCCGGTAGGGGTATTCGATTCCGGTGTGGGCGGGTTGACCATCGCCCGTGAAATACTTCGCCAGCTTCCGGCAGAAACGATTATCTATTACGGGGATACTGCCCATGTACCCTATGGCTCTAAAACAATAGAACAGCTAAATATTTATGCTCAAGCCATTGTGGAGTTTTTAATAAAGCAGGGGGTTAAAGCCATCGTAGATGCCTGTAATACCACCTCAGCTGTAGCTCTCCCGTATTTAAAGCAAAAATATAATCTTCCCATTATAGGTGTTATTGAACCTGGGGTTAAGGAAGCCCTGGCTGTAACTCGCCAGGGTCGTATTGGTGTAATAGCGACCGAAGCTACTGTGGCCAGTGGTGTACATGAGCGATTGTTGAAATCCTTATCTCCAGGAGTTAGGGTTTACCTTCAGGCCTGCCCCCGTCTAGTCCCCCTAGTGGAGGCAGGTATTATAGAAGGAGAAGAGGCCAGAACTGCTGTCACTGAATATGTAGCCCCTCTGGTAAAGGAGGGAATTGACACATTAATTTTAGGCTGCACCCATTACCCTTTCCTGGCTCCGCTGATTCAGGAAGTCACCGGACCGGAAGTAGTCTTGGTGGATCCAGCAGCCAGTACAGTAAGGGAGTTAGCTGCTATCTTAAGGGAACAGGGTGGGTTACGTAGTTTTCACGGGTCTAAAAGCCATACTTTTTACGTGAGCGGCCCAACAGAAACTTTTCGTAACACGGCCCAAAAGTTGGTGGGCTGGCCTGAGTTACGGTCTGTACAACAGGTAAAACTAGTGGATTAG
- the rph gene encoding ribonuclease PH: protein MLRADGRGPWELRPVNIQRHYLKYAEGSVLITLGDTKVICSASVEEKVPPFLKGTGKGWITAEYSLLPRSTKERTVREAAKGRLSGRTHEIQRLIGRSLRSVVDLEALGERTIWIDCDVVQADGGTRTAAITGGFVALADALASLVEAGTLSRLPIRDFLAATSVGKVNGHILLDLSFEEDSTAQVDMNIVMTGKGQLVEVQGTGEGGTFSRMEMEQMLDLAWEGIAKLIAIQRETLGPLAERVGKDSA, encoded by the coding sequence ATGCTAAGGGCTGACGGTCGGGGACCGTGGGAACTGCGCCCGGTAAATATCCAGCGTCATTATTTAAAGTATGCTGAGGGTTCGGTATTAATCACTTTGGGGGACACCAAAGTGATCTGCAGCGCCAGCGTAGAAGAAAAAGTTCCTCCTTTTTTAAAAGGAACGGGTAAGGGTTGGATAACGGCGGAATATTCTTTGCTACCGCGTTCTACTAAGGAGAGGACGGTAAGAGAAGCAGCTAAAGGAAGACTTTCTGGCCGTACCCATGAGATCCAGCGCCTTATAGGCCGCTCTTTAAGGAGTGTAGTAGATCTGGAGGCTTTAGGAGAAAGGACTATTTGGATCGACTGCGATGTGGTGCAGGCCGATGGGGGGACTAGGACAGCAGCCATAACAGGTGGGTTTGTGGCTTTGGCCGATGCCCTTGCTAGTCTGGTAGAAGCGGGAACCTTGTCCCGGCTCCCCATTCGGGATTTCTTAGCTGCCACTAGCGTAGGTAAGGTGAACGGGCATATCTTGCTGGATCTCTCTTTTGAAGAGGATTCCACTGCTCAAGTAGATATGAATATTGTCATGACGGGGAAGGGGCAACTGGTAGAGGTTCAGGGTACAGGTGAGGGGGGAACCTTTTCCCGGATGGAAATGGAGCAAATGTTGGATCTAGCCTGGGAGGGGATCGCTAAACTTATAGCTATCCAAAGAGAGACTTTAGGACCGTTGGCTGAACGGGTAGGGAAGGACAGTGCTTAG
- a CDS encoding XTP/dITP diphosphatase, with amino-acid sequence MLRKLVLATRNPGKIEEFKELLQPLNLEIWSLKDFPGLKLPPETGCTFKENAVLKARFVSSLTGLPALGDDSGLEVEALSGAPGVYSSRFAGEGATDAQNNEKLLGLLRGYPEEKRRARFRCVLALCTPEGDIYTGEGCLEGVITTEARGTYGFGYDPLFLLPEVGKTLGELDPKVKNTLSHRARALQSLWPALLRVFGLSADAHG; translated from the coding sequence GTGCTTAGAAAACTTGTGCTGGCCACTCGCAATCCGGGCAAGATAGAAGAATTTAAGGAGCTTTTACAACCCCTTAATTTAGAAATATGGTCGCTTAAGGATTTTCCCGGCTTAAAGCTTCCGCCTGAAACAGGGTGTACTTTTAAAGAAAACGCGGTACTTAAGGCTCGCTTTGTATCCAGTTTAACAGGGTTGCCTGCTTTGGGAGATGATTCGGGACTGGAAGTAGAAGCCCTGAGTGGAGCACCTGGGGTTTATTCTTCGCGTTTTGCAGGGGAGGGGGCTACGGATGCTCAAAATAATGAAAAGCTGTTAGGTCTTCTTAGGGGCTACCCAGAAGAAAAAAGACGGGCAAGGTTTCGTTGTGTGCTGGCTCTATGTACCCCAGAAGGTGATATTTATACTGGCGAGGGATGTTTAGAAGGAGTTATAACTACCGAAGCGCGGGGCACTTATGGGTTTGGTTATGATCCTTTATTTTTATTACCAGAGGTGGGTAAAACTTTAGGGGAGCTAGATCCAAAAGTAAAAAACACTTTAAGCCATCGAGCGCGGGCTCTACAGTCCCTTTGGCCTGCGCTACTTAGAGTTTTTGGCTTGTCGGCGGATGCGCACGGTTGA